The proteins below are encoded in one region of Magnetospirillum sp. XM-1:
- a CDS encoding type II restriction endonuclease, which translates to MRELLTRWRDDPGGTYRLWFLWEERLKNFRSIRRGVAQVVAEIEAGTFGNVYKGSSLETAVGAIAEQRQIFKGADHAFLWKPKLRIPDIYENRDNQLAFARCLAACACCSGEDGVIAAIRRLDSQAVKGLGPAVANLLYFHHPTIIPPFNTAIVNGYNALTGAKVKLGRWGEYLAMRAGILALNAKYRDLLSNDLGAIAGFLFDIGSGRYPPPPLADDETARKAWENDLAQVRAEGAKSEKALAAARQSDLTHTEVQAWLRDLGRSLGFNVWIASNDRNRAFANGRLSDGCLAALPPAIDQAPGADVIRLIDVLWLERGTSKVVGAFEVEHTTSIYSGIVRLLDLALGSDLHSPNGLFLVAPDDREGEVRTQLARPAFSRIGDLQVRFLPYGELKANREAMARFGQGMKAVEAVSRVLV; encoded by the coding sequence ATCCGTGAATTGCTGACGCGCTGGCGCGACGATCCCGGCGGCACTTATCGCCTGTGGTTCCTGTGGGAGGAGCGGCTGAAGAACTTCCGCTCGATCCGCCGGGGCGTCGCCCAGGTGGTGGCGGAGATCGAGGCTGGCACCTTCGGCAACGTCTACAAGGGGTCGTCGCTGGAAACGGCGGTGGGTGCCATCGCCGAGCAGCGGCAGATCTTCAAGGGAGCGGATCATGCCTTCCTGTGGAAGCCGAAGCTGCGGATTCCCGATATCTATGAGAACAGGGACAACCAGCTGGCCTTCGCCCGCTGCCTTGCCGCCTGCGCCTGCTGCAGCGGCGAGGATGGGGTGATCGCCGCCATCCGCAGGCTCGATTCCCAGGCCGTCAAGGGATTGGGGCCGGCGGTGGCCAATCTGCTCTACTTCCATCACCCGACCATCATCCCACCGTTCAACACCGCCATCGTCAACGGCTACAACGCCCTGACCGGAGCCAAGGTCAAGCTGGGACGGTGGGGGGAATACCTTGCCATGCGGGCCGGAATCCTGGCGCTCAACGCCAAGTACCGGGATCTGCTATCCAACGACCTCGGCGCCATCGCCGGTTTCCTGTTCGATATCGGAAGTGGCCGCTATCCTCCGCCACCCTTGGCCGACGATGAGACCGCCCGCAAGGCCTGGGAGAATGATCTGGCTCAGGTTCGTGCGGAAGGGGCTAAGTCCGAAAAGGCCCTGGCTGCGGCCCGCCAGAGTGATCTCACCCATACCGAGGTGCAGGCGTGGCTGCGGGATCTCGGCCGGTCGCTTGGATTCAACGTCTGGATCGCCTCCAACGACCGCAACCGGGCCTTCGCCAATGGCCGACTGTCGGATGGCTGCCTTGCCGCGCTGCCGCCGGCCATCGACCAAGCCCCAGGCGCCGATGTCATCCGCCTAATCGACGTGCTGTGGCTGGAGCGCGGGACATCCAAAGTGGTCGGTGCCTTCGAGGTCGAGCACACCACCTCCATCTACTCCGGCATCGTCCGCCTGCTCGATCTTGCCCTCGGAAGCGATCTGCATTCCCCCAACGGACTATTCCTGGTTGCCCCCGACGACCGCGAGGGCGAGGTTCGCACCCAATTGGCCCGCCCGGCCTTCAGCCGTATCGGCGACCTCCAGGTCCGCTTTCTACCCTACGGCGAGTTGAAGGCAAACCGCGAAGCCATGGCCCGTTTCGGCCAGGGTATGAAGGCGGTCGAGGCGGTGTCGCGGGTGTTGGTGTGA